The Leishmania panamensis strain MHOM/PA/94/PSC-1 chromosome 32 sequence genome window below encodes:
- a CDS encoding hypothetical protein (TriTrypDB/GeneDB-style sysID: LpmP.32.2520) — MIPRYDGLVPAIRESAPSRSAVASASATRSATMQRTVEATTVTRYVICPVASLSTENAHADATAERERRLFAFLPSVDCATPPYELHVSPHYFEDSMDAPVAGSDIGSGEDLDEDEESHTAATRDKTREDGAHGSSSGNRKRRRVLRREPMRLEYNSLLSPSTKEAAKPVRLVSTPASEYSHLSCVLLQLPTLWLQQDVNGGEGHGRTACSPSSSTSKSFITPTPLRRPILQLWGERTMAPAGPSNGPLFSGNSAASISAAWGSDTSLRISTKDWKTMDAAEADLHKPTNWSDDDGGYVSNEGGGKSSRGADDSLSARARRQEKEEVTSTAIRAFLLGTKEALRQQGATGAADAFAQPHPAVHGDDTLPASARVVDPAPTKTAPKQAAVTLQLSSNSAGSVMQSSVAAPAVPTPAVRPTPAPAVDSAASLPSSTAVAVSDCALLDSLACTVVTGMQSSEARTMTTLMELQKRILRQLPEFAAMSQKMKSVATKQEAVTWFQTWQQTLRVWLVEHGHAINSDGTVTFGAV; from the coding sequence ATGATTCCACGCTACGACGGCCTTGTTCCCGCGATTCGGGAATCAGCGCCCTCACGCTCTGCCGTCGCCTCCGCGAGCGCAACACGATCTGCAACGATGCAGCGCACGGTGGAGGCCACCACAGTGACGCGGTATGTCATTTGCCCTGTCGCCAGCCTTAGCACGGAGAATGCGCACGCGGACGCGACGGCGGAGCGTGAGCGACGTCTGTTTGCCTTCTTGCCCTCCGTCGACTGCGCGACTCCCCCGTATGAGCTGCACGTGTCCCCACACTACTTCGAGGACTCGATGGATGCACCAGTCGCGGGTAGCGACattggcagcggcgaggactTGGATGAGGATGAAGAAAGCCACACTGCAGCTACGCGCGATAAAACGCGCGAAGATGGCgcgcacggcagcagtagcggcaaTCGCAAGCGGCGCCGTGTGCTTCGGCGAGAACCAATGCGACTGGAGTACAACAGCCTCCTTAGCCCATCGACCAAGGAAGCTGCCAAGCCTGTGCGGCTTGTCTCCACGCCGGCTTCTGAGTACAGTCACTTGTCATGTgtgttgctgcagctgcctaCGTTGTGGCTCCAACAGGACGTCAATGGGGGCGAGGGGCACGGCAGGACAGCATgctcgccatcgtcgtccaCGTCAAAGTCCTTCATTACCCCCACGCCGCTCCGACGGCCGATACTGCAGCTGTGGGGCGAGAGGACCATGGCCCCTGCCGGCCCAAGCAATGgacctctcttctctggcaacagcgccgctaGCATCTCGGCCGCGTGGGGCTCTGACACGTCTCTACGGATTAGCACGAAAGACTGGAAAACAATGGACGCGGCCGAAGCGGACCTGCATAAACCCACGAACTGGTCGGATGACGACGGCGGTTACGTGAGCAACGAGGGTGGAGGAAAGTCATCGAGGGGCGCAGACGACTCCCTCTCGGCACGCGCACGCCgacaagaaaaggaggaggtgacgagcACCGCCATACGCGCCTTCCTCCTAGGCACGAAAGAGGCCTTGCGGCAGCAAGGTGccaccggcgctgcggatgcATTCGCGCAACCGCATCCAGCGGTGCACGGTGACGATACTCTACCTGCGAGTGCGCGAGTGGTGGACCCCGCACCGACCAAGACAGCCCCAAAGCAGGCAGCCGTTACACTGCAACTATCGTCCAATTCTGCAGGATCAGTGATGCAGTCATCGGTCGCCGCACCTGCGGTGCCCACGCCGGCGGTGCGCCCAACCCCGGCACCTGCTGTCGATTCAGCTGCATCCCTGCCATCTTCTACTGCTGTAGCGGTAAGTGACTGCGCGTTATTGGACTCACTTGCCTGCACCGTAGTGACGGGAATGCAGTCAAGCGAGGCCCGCACGATGACGACGCTGATGGAGCTGCAGAAGCGAATCCTGAGGCAGCTGCCGGAGTTTGCTGCCATGAGTCAAAAGATGAAGTCAGTCGCGACAAAGCAGGAGGCTGTAACGTGGTTTCAGACATGGCAGCAGACACTGCGGGTGTGGTTGGTGGAACACGGCCACGCCATCAACTCTGACGGGACAGTCACGTTTGGGGCCGTTTAG
- a CDS encoding hypothetical protein (TriTrypDB/GeneDB-style sysID: LpmP.32.2530): MLRVPITVSFDALNTLIQITHGLGYQYRSSYSAFLQEHGVDLDASCPNATCEVVQELALKAIHDQVRVDRAAWTRSADPQEMPIGGDTDEELRSFWTRVLRQTYTSAALYEGAAADVVQRAEALWANHPNEVRRFEDYVLFAQFGTTKAHSWHPEGLRTLQCLREWNQRQLSRDGSATWSGLAETTPASSSGPAPPGIPASSTVLFLAAPPFVVSNMDPRIQGVFLQLGAFERGASGEPPLLSRVISTRDAVYAKPSPAGILTGVRDIAASYSAMCPRGSDAREPGVDVRLHVHVGDAEADRVACERAGCHYVQCHPTTGVIWEQLHSKLQELGTLCRSVPPCVER; the protein is encoded by the coding sequence ATGCTGCGGGTACCCATCACCGTCAGCTTCGACGCGCTGAACACTCTTATTCAGATAACACATGGATTGGGCTACCAGTACCGTAGCTCGTACTCTGCCTTCCTGCAGGAGCACGGTGTGGACCTTGACGCAAGCTGCCCGAATGCCACCTGTGAGGTCGTGCAAGAGTTGGCGTTGAAGGCGATTCACGACCAAGTGCGGGTGGATCGTGCAGCATGGACTCGCTCTGCTGACCCCCAGGAGATGCCGATTGGCGGTGACACCgatgaggagctgcgctCTTTCTGGACCCGCGTTCTGAGGCAAACCTACACTTCTGCCGCCTTGTATGAgggcgctgcagcagatgtggtgcagcgcgccgaGGCGCTGTGGGCCAACCACCCCAACGAAGTGCGTCGATTTGAAGACTACGTACTGTTTGCTCAGTTCGGCACCACCAAGGCTCACAGCTGGCACCCGGAAGGACTCCGCACACTGCAGTGCTTGCGTGAGTGGAACCAACGGCAGTTGAGTCGTGACGGGAGCGCTACGTGGTCTGGTCTAGCAGAGACGACGCCGGCGTCTTCTTCAGGCCCAGCTCCTCCTGGTATTCCCGCATCGTCTACTGTACTCTTCCttgctgcgccgcccttCGTGGTCTCTAACATGGATCCTCGCATTCAGGGTGTGTTCTTGCAGCTGGGCGCGTTTGAGCGTGGTGCGAGCGgcgagccgccgctgctctcgcgGGTTATTTCTACTCGGGATGCGGTTTACGCAAAACCGTCGCCCGCAGGCATCCTGACCGGTGTACGCGATATTGCCGCTTCCTACAGTGCCATGTGCCCAAGGGGTAGCGATGCGCGTGAGCCGGGTGTGGATGTGCGCCTGCATGTGCACGTTGGAGACGCCGAGGCCGACCGCGTTGCATGCGAGCGTGCGGGATGCCATTATGTGCAGTGCCACCCCACGACGGGTGTGATatgggagcagctgcacagtaagctgcaggagctgggGACGCTCTGCAGATCGGTACCTCCCTGCGTCGAACGCTAA
- a CDS encoding hypothetical protein (TriTrypDB/GeneDB-style sysID: LpmP.32.2550) produces the protein MPYRSYDGPNETPNASLTDAGDGCYAFSPSCRTASSYVSVMDHADEFDCHAPIRDRSTPLRPTLQSMDCMLSTRATTDVSSASAVRPSPTVRCTQRQPANASTHRGCRATQNVRAYGPIDDVVASPSATQGFPRDMALSPRKLDSDNAYRLRDSSISSIDAGFTPVDHHDVTAGKAYGSYPSDDVRVFRPTVNIGGTHTFAVAAVTTLSSPSLPSASLPVRTEGSRRPPSSSTPPTSTFVQTCANDVAALRSHLNALLRQQALVSACGAPVHYNDAVSEADCIGDRSSGPPPSSLLRRSGSDSALLCAVLRPSRPSIHAAHLQVRTSQDLERPSAEAPLPAPGPQVSSFLTPSLVPGATPTLDRASELFLRSIAGHQQLPQPPLMGASEGAAHVAGARHSSRVNQHVRQARAQQAFDTQASELEQQLDERLTLVFTLMRRVMVLDARLAAGLAATPSSIVPSSGADPDRHRELLVRELEESEDATVSTLLRFVRLASRHALEWMNRGQYSAALQLLQQTDRLLSKDVGRVFRYVPDLLELDGHSFSGVAGGCAGSLACHDTAPRQQPAAASAQARSHDMKGPAALTANDIGASANHISSANNVRSMSVPFFSPSQELLRLEAVAAVEHNLGVYHFKLGEYTLASARFARSAALEEELRAPGIGITYFNMAQTQHGLQQLAEALQYAEMAEEAVERQVFVAKDKATKMRRRLTQGRAFQVMGHKDGAYAAGGGGEDDREEDAAAARMSAGGPLYGDAAANTDGKEEKALMRMWLEWRENVCFLSHVKQKHADWLDEMGLYQAAYQHYQQAHNWLLAVPRLAPEEQQRAQSLRQCMTAMKKRWRREELEVELYHHPLRRSSAATSEAGPAVSHPSHTGRTRASSKHRARMHQRPQRSPGVFSAAAPVARGLTSPLQATIVTSVLPRTVEVIGKRPLRPSFACDRASCPTSHEATFRRSSATTFVPQPLACVQTRSRPSSASAAFYSAYGLRRPSVSSLPHRHGIGGHATAAPKPDCPHLTHPPLAQREPPPLQRRGERPLRDPSMRVPIPPPGRRTRHHTSAERDGSAAPGRLPRRSSAPLSKDKAGEPGVLTTAHLPPQSSSTYYDAGTRFASQHHHSPPHELEPTSSTSVESCVVRSLLFEAKPETPKMLPHHCRSEPFVLDELSVKNMTEAAAVSSAPWSESAATPKGESAGAGVSDLVTSTSSAAVTPPGLTPCFTRIPDDLTWCATVLQAFLRPLCRHRTLLGMEVGRDHDEHTARCRDALHLAQASCQTETSTVKHASQRRAADVVKAAMLDGDDTPSDAQPRSLSPKSVASLMAPQGESRVSQLFGVGLSGTLVTGAVGSVSCSTSAVHLSSSAAASSSSADVAHTPGVERDASRTQAAAAGEEGAIADARLDGEGACIQLSAVEHGLSTGTVRGGVSERENEGIRSLGDECGREVAVAAIVEWSKSLIPCERADEGTKGSSVAEEPSDTKSSGSFHDETFHDLGDSVAADASAATGNCVMMRKHDAATAAASAPSSMNRGKVEREMNYLHDPSVADDAVALKVELLGWGQCSRTPASADALIGSGGASCYGAGCARTSTANVHDIEEAEHEEVAMPTEERENAPSSALVLEAASSVPKEAELVSFNPLPQLDASDEQGNVVTFMEAHAHEEGQHLACAAEQSGPSAQRIASPSRTSLDEVLRTERPAPTHDEAAVADALSAHQSTGLRKVLSLAATREGSAGLPASAAEDNGDVPKPPSPSPASSAARIGRRTPSLSPPGPEGRGEGGLEAVPPSPALSPSSHSEESQVQQEVSQCVDEAYGADSAGLGAACETKACDSSEAAHMTLSDRSREDDVGDRTGVREGILSDSPPPLAAFSASAEDICCNKREDTVLRGGSLTRASVSAAAIRFTADLHEARQPISSSASVCTVNQETEGGNGPVSDGLQGETEKEEGDALPNGSEEAVRDEETSSTEREKGTTVALAASVASPTAEAQEQLASPAANGSHPPQHGRAATLFSLLPSSENAGPSRGAFSETPSRAASAPHDEGAGLQMAVDHANTKATEEKRSAEAAKAVEERRPAAEVEVAPQPLAASPRRRGRVFIFVAHKMATPVSMELRNVYSSVRSDDAGGRIRLPTRTLLQPAAILNAEVVEDEAAKSLLALAGSSRTTGSPDAPLSFKEEYCCAVEAETYATTEDETLGRHTASIGSTTTQITQLRESFWRSIHDRSEFRPSEGGSTVINAQRLLGKVEVVELAKVRALGSPMGPSTTTMQSQLLLPSALVDVAGASEALVSVGDDFAKAEDKDVQPRQAAQQDLLSTHEIDIVEDVDSPPQHTASAPQTLAPLGSIMSPCLLPVLTPIAASATAASVEAPREPGFAAQLEMTPSTAASLPVSLPPESLATLPEVAEASAGLLSPRNSPLDGERDLLCVGHGGGDIGEAVDQGEGEGLAAAEGEEGIEEDTSPPATEVKNVGVGTGGNAWVRSEGAHDASMTPHRRSAGHPLSTPLSTPFYKLQPQRQRLGTNKSTWGDAETDEAQRRYIRDQIVQEEAATVIQQAWRGCAATRRRRQLYLLL, from the coding sequence ATGCCGTATCGTTCATATGATGGACCCAATGAAACGCCGAACGCCTCGTTGACGGATGCTGGAGATGGCTGCTACGCCTTCTCGCCGTCTTGTAGAACTGCCTCCTCTTATGTCTCTGTGATGGATCATGCGGATGAGTTTGACTGCCACGCCCCCATCAGAGATCGCAGCACTCCCCTGCGACCCACGCTGCAATCGATGGACTGCATGCTGAGCACTCGCGCTACGACTGATGTTTCCTCTGCCAGTGCTGTTCGCCCGTCGCCCACGGTGCGATGCACCCAGCGACAACCAGCCAACGCAAGCACCCACCGGGGCTGCCGTGCCACGCAAAACGTTAGAGCCTACGGACCCATAGACGATGTTGTGGCCAGCCCGTCCGCCACTCAGGGCTTCCCCCGCGACATGGCCTTGTCTCCCAGAAAGCTCGACAGTGACAACGCCTACCGGCTTCGAGACAGCTCAATTTCGTCAATCGACGCAGGGTTTACCCCCGTGGATCACCATGACGTGACGGCTGGGAAAGCGTATGGCAGTTATCCCAGCGATGATGTACGTGTGTTTCGCCCCACCGTCAACATcggcggcacacacacgttcgctgtcgccgctgtgACTACACTGTCGTCGCCATCCCTGCCTTCGGCGTCATTGCCGGTGCGTACCGAAGGCTCACGGCGGCCGCCGTCTTCGTCGACGCCTCCCACGTCGACGTTTGTGCAGACGTGTGCGAacgacgtggcggcgctgcgctcgcACTTGAATGCCCTGCTTCGGCAGCAAGCTTTAGTGTCCGCGTGTGGCGCCCCTGTACACTATAACGACGCTGTTTCTGAAGCCGACTGTATCGGAGACCGAAGTAGTGGTCCGCCTCCGTCGTCCCTGCTGCGTCGCTCAGGCTCTGACTCTGCGCTGCTCTGTGCCGTGCTTCGGCCCAGCCGGCCATCGATACACGCAGCACATCTTCAGGTACGCACGTCGCAGGACCTTGAGCGACCGTCTGCAGAGGCACCGCTCCCGGCACCTGGACCTCAAGTGTCATCGTTCTTGACACCGTCGCTTGTGCCAGGGGCCACCCCTACCCTTGACAGGGCGAGCGAGCTGTTTCTGCGCAGCATAGCAGGGCACCAACAGCTGCCACAGCCACCCCTCATGGGCGCCTCCGAGGGTGCCGCCCATGTAGCAGGTGCTAGGCACAGCAGTCGTGTGAACCAGCATGTGCGTCAGGCACGTGCTCAGCAGGCCTTTGACACGCAGGCCAGCgagctcgagcagcagctggacgAGCGACTGACGCTTGTTTTCACGTTAATGCGGCGAGTCATGGTTCTAGACGCGCGCCTAGCCGCGGGGCTGGCAGCCACCCCGAGCAGCATCGTGccgagcagcggtgcggacCCGGACCGTCATCGTGAGCTTCTGGTTAGGGAgctcgaggagagcgaggatgCAACGGTCTCTACGTTGCTGCGCTTTGTAAGGCTCGCGAGCCGTCACGCTTTGGAGTGGATGAATCGAGGGCAGTACTCTGCGGCCCTGCAACTCCTTCAGCAGACAGACCGGTTGCTGAGCAAGGATGTTGGTCGAGTGTTTCGGTATGTACCAGATCTGCTCGAGCTCGATGGCCACTCGTTCAGCGGCGTGGCGGGAGGATGTGCGGGTTCTCTCGCTTGTCACGACACAGCCCCCCGGCAACAGCCAGCCGCCGCGTCGGCGCAGGCCAGGAGTCACGACATGAAAGGACCAGCCGCGCTCACGGCCAACGACATCGGTGCCAGTGCCAACCACATTAGCAGTGCCAACAACGTGCGCAGCATGAGCgtcccctttttctccccgTCGCAGGAGCTTCTGCGGCTCGAGGCTGTGGCCGCTGTCGAGCACAACCTCGGCGTCTACCACTTCAAGCTGGGGGAGTACACGCTGGCAAGCGCACGCTTCGCCCGATCGGCGGCCCTGGAGGAAGAACTTCGGGCACCTGGAATCGGCATCACATACTTCAATAtggcgcagacgcagcacggacttcagcagctggccgaggcgctgcagtacGCAGAGATggcggaagaggcggtggaACGGCAGGTATTCGTGGCGAAAGACAAGGCAACAaagatgcggcggcggctcacCCAGGGACGCGCATTCCAGGTAATGGGCCATAAGGATGGCGCGTACGCTGCgggtgggggcggggaggacgaccgcgaggaggacgccgcggcggcgaggatgtCAGCAGGTGGTCCCCTTTATGGGGATGCCGCTGCCAACACCGacgggaaggaggagaaggcgctcATGCGCATGTGGCTGGAGTGGCGCGAGAATGTGTGCTTCTTGTCTCACGTGAAGCAGAAACACGCGGACTGGCTGGATGAGATGGGCCTCTACCAGGCAGCCTACCAGCACTATCAGCAGGCGCATAACTGGCTTCTTGCTGTTCCTCGCCTCGCCCCGGAggaacagcagcgcgcgcagtCGTTGAGGCAATGCATGACAGCCATGAAGAAACGCTGGCGGCGAGAAGAGCTCGAGGTGGAGCTGTACCACcacccgctgcgccgctcctcagCCGCCACCAGCGAGGCTGGGCCAGCAGTGTCGCACCCTTCACACACTGGACGCACCCGCGCCTCCAGCAAGCACCGCGCGCGTATGCACCAGCGTCCTCAGCGGTCTCCAGGGGTGttctcagcagctgcacccgtCGCTAGAGGCCTCACATCTCCGTTGCAGGCCACTATCGTGACATCAGTGCTGCCGCGCACGGTGGAGGTGATTGGTAAGCGTCCGCTCCGACCTTCTTTCGCGTGTGACCGTGCTAGTTGCCCTACTTCACACGAGGCGACATTTCGCCGgtcctccgccaccaccttcgtGCCGCAGCCCTTGGCATGTGTACAGACGCGTAGCCGCCCCAGCAGTGCGAGCGCTGCGTTTTACTCTGCGTATGGTCTACGCCGGCCATCTGTGTCTTCGCTTCCGCATCGACACGGCATCGGAGGCCACGCCACCGCGGCTCCCAAACCGGATTGCCCACACCTGACACATCCACCATTGGCGCAGcgagagccgccgccgctgcagcgccgcggcgagaGACCATTGCGTGATCCATCGATGCGCGTGCCGATCCCGCCACCAGGTCGACGCACCCGACACCACACGTCAGCTGAGCGAGATGGATCAGCCGCGCCTGGCCGATTGCCGCGGCGTAGTTCTGCACCTCTGTCGAAAGACAAGGCAGGAGAGCCGGGGGTGCTCACGACTGCGCATCTGCCGCCCCAGTCATCATCTACTTACTACGATGCAGGGACGCGGTTCGCCTCTCAGCATCACCATTCACCGCCTCACGAGCTGGAGCCGACTAGCAGCACATCAGTAGAGTCTTGTGTGGTGCGCAGTCTGCTATTCGAGGCCAAGCCGGAGACGCCAAAGATGTTGCCGCATCATTGCAGAAGTGAACCCTTCGTCCTTGATGAGCTTAGTGTTAAGAACATGACTGAGGCTGCCGCGGTGTCATCAGCACCGTGGAGCGAATCTGCTGCGACAccaaagggagagagtgcgGGTGCTGGCGTTTCGGACCTCGTCACATCCACCTCGTCAGCCGCGGTCACCCCACCCGGCCTCACGCCGTGCTTCACTCGAATTCCCGATGACTTGACGTGGTGCGCAACCGTGCTGCAAGCCTTTCTGCGAcctctctgccgccacagGACCTTGCTGGGCATGGAGGTGGGGCGGGACCACGATGAGCATACGGCTAGGTGCAGAGACGCTCTACACTTAGCTCAAGCATCGTGCCAGACTGAGACGTCAACTGTGAAGCACGCCTCGCAGAGGCGTGCCGCTGACGTGGTCAAGGCAGCGATGCTCGACGGTGACGACACGCCGAGTGATGCGCAGCCGCGCTCACTGTCACCCAAATCGGTGGCATCGCTAATGGCGCCGCAGGGGGAGTCCCGCGTTTCGCAGCTGTTCGGCGTGGGTCTCTCCGGTACCCTCGTGACGGGTGCTGTAGGCAGCGTCTCTTGCAGCACAAGCGCAGTTCATCTGTCctcgtcggcagcagcatcatcTTCTTCCGCTGATGTAGCGCACACACCGGGTGTAGAACGCGATGCTTCCCGCACCcaggctgcggcggcaggcgaAGAGGGCGCCATCGCGGATGCGCGTCTTGATGGCGAGGGCGCCTGTATCCAACTTTCGGCGGTAGAGCACGGGTTGTCAACTGGGACTGTAAGGGGCGGTGTGTctgagagggagaacgaAGGCATTCGCTCCCTAGGGGACGAATGCGGCAGAGAGGTTGCAGTGGCCGCAATTGTGGAGTGGAGCAAGTCGCTGATTCCATGTGAGAGGGCTGACGAAGGGACGAAGGGTAGCTCAGTCGCCGAGGAGCCTTCCGACACCAAGAGCTCTGGCAGTTTTCACGACGAGACTTTCCACGATCTGGGAGACAGTGTCGCCGCTGATGCCTCAGCTGCCACAGGCAACTGTGTGATGATGCGCAAGCATgatgcagcgacggcagctgcatcagCGCCTTCTTCGATGAATCGAGGGAAagtcgagagagagatgaattACCTTCACGATCCAAGTGTTGCCGATGACGCAGTGGCGCTCAAAGTAGAATTGCTCGGCTGGGGACAGTGCAGCCGCACGCCGGCATCGGCAGACGCGTTGATAGGAAGTGGGGGGGCCAGCTGCTATGGTGCcgggtgcgcgcgcacgtctACGGCGAACGTTCACGACATAGAGGAGGCTGAGCACGAAGAGGTGGCGATGCCCACCGAGGAGCGTGAGAACGCACCAAGCAGCGCTCTCGTATTGGAGGCAGCCTCCTCGGTGcccaaggaggcggagctcgTCAGCTTCAatccactgccgcagctAGATGCGAGTGATGAGCAAGGCAACGTCGTGACATTTATGGAGGCGCATGCACACGAGGAGGGTCAGCATCTTGCGTGTGCAGCGGAGCAGAGTGGCCCCTCAGCGCAGCGAATCGCGTCACCTTCCCGGACGTCACTCGATGAGGTTCTCAGGACAGAACGGCCAGCGCCTACCCacgacgaggcggcggtggctgacGCGCTTTCCGCGCATCAGTCGACGGGACTGAGGAAAGTTTTGAGCTTAGCTGCCACTCGGGAGGGCAGCGCAGGGCTCCCTGCGTCTGCTGCAGAAGACAACGGCGATGTGCCGAagccgccttctccttcgccagccTCATCGGCCGCGCGAatagggaggaggacgccgtccctgtcaccaccgggaccggaggggagaggagaaggggggctgGAGGctgtgcctccttctccggCGCTCTCGCCCTCGTCGCACTCAGAGGAATCGCAAGTGCAACAGGAAGTAAGTCAGTGCGTGGACGAGGCCTACGGAGCGGATAGTGCGGGACTCGGTGCGGCTTGCGAGACGAAGGCATGTGACTCTTCCGAAGCTGCGCACATGACCCTCTCCGACAGAAGTCGCGAGGACGACGTGGGTGACAGAACAGGGGTCAGGGAGGGGATTCTTTCTgattcaccaccaccactcgctGCTTTCTCTGCGTCTGCAGAGGACATTTGCTGCAACAAGAGGGAGGACACTGTTCTGCGTGGCGGGTCATTGACGCGCGCGTCagtctctgccgctgcgatTCGGTTTACCGCAGACTTGCACGAAGCACGGCAGCCAATTAGCAGCAGTGCTTCGGTGTGCACGGTCAATCAGGAAACTGAAGGTGGCAATGGACCAGTGAGCGATGGACTGCAAGGAGagacagaaaaagaggagggtgaCGCCTTACCCAacggcagcgaagaagcCGTCCGCGATGAAGAGACATCCTCGacagaaagggaaaagggtaCCACAGTTGCCCTTGCCGCTTCAGTAGCTTCCCCAACTGCGGAGGCTCAAGAGCAGCTGGCAAGTCCTGCGGCGAACGGCAGCCACCCACCCCAACACGGCCGCGCCGCGACTTTGTTCTCGTTGTTGCCGTCATCAGAGAACGCAGGACCCAGTCGAGGTGCTTTTTCTGAGACACCGTCGCGTGCGGCGAGCGCACCGCACGACGAGGGTGCAGGCCTTCAAATGGCCGTAGACCACGCCAACACTAAGGccacagaggagaagcgaagtgcagaggcggcgaaggcggtAGAGGAAAGACGGcctgcagcggaggtggaaGTTGCCCCGCAACCTCTGGCGGCATCGCCTCGTCGGCGTGGTCGCGTATTTATCTTCGTAGCGCACAAGATGGCAACACCCGTGTCAATGGAACTGAGAAACGTCTACTCCAGTGTCCGCAGTGATGACGCCGGGGGACGCATTCGACTTCCTACGCGGACACTGCTACAGCCTGCAGCAATCCTCAATGCGGAGGTGGTAGAGGACGAGGCGGCAAAGTCGTTGCTGGCCTTGgcaggcagcagccgcaccaccggCTCTCCTgatgcacctctctccttcaaGGAGGAATACTGCTGCGCGGTGGAAGCGGAGACATACGCGACAACCGAGGATGAGACGCTGGGCCGCCACACTGCGTCCATCGGCTCCACCACGACCCAAATCACGCAACTCCGGGAGAGTTTCTGGCGGAGTATTCACGACCGCAGCGAGTTTCGACCAAGCGAGGGAGGATCAACGGTGATcaatgcgcagcgcctcttgggaaaggtggaggtggtggagctggcGAAGGTAAGAGCGCTGGGGTCGCCGATGGGCCCATCCACAACGACAATGCAATCCCaattgctgctgccctccgcTTTGGTGGATGTCGCGGGTGCCAGCGAGGCACTGGTATCTGTGGGCGATGATTTCGCGAAGGCGGAAGATAAGGATGTGCAGCCCCGgcaagcagcacagcaggATCTCTTGTCCACCCATGAAATCGATATCGTTGAAGACGTGGACTCCCCACCTCAGCACACGGCGAGTGCACCCCAAACACTGGCGCCTCTGGGCTCTATCATGTCCCCTTGCTTGTTGCCGGTTCTCACCCCGATTGCCGCGTCGGCGACTGCGGCATCAGTTGAGGCGCCAAGAGAACCAGGATTCGCGGCTCAGCTTGAGATGACACCGTCGACTGCTGCGTCTTTGCCTGTGTCTCTTCCACCCGAGTCGTTGGCGACATTGCCAGAGGTCGCGGAAGCATCCGCGGGCCTGCTGTCACCGCGGAATTCCCCTCTAGATGGCGAAAGGGATCTCCTGTGCGTTGGGCACGGCGGAGGTGACATCGGCGAGGCAGTGGATCagggcgagggagagggtctTGCAGCcgcggagggagaggaggggattGAAGAGGACACGAGCCCTCCTGCCACAGAGGTGAAGAATGTCGGGGTGGGTACGGGCGGAAATGCGTGGGTCAGAAGTGAGGGTGCCCACGACGCCTCCATGACCCCGCACCGGCGCTCTGCAGGCCACCCACTCTCCACTCCTCTATCAACGCCTTTTTATAAGCTGCAACcccagcgacagcgactcGGCACGAACAAATCCACTTGGGGCGACGCGGAGACggacgaggcgcagcggcggtacATCCGCGATCAAATTGTgcaagaggaggcggcgacagTGATACAGCAGGCGTGGAGAGGTtgtgcagcgacgcggcggcggcgtcagctGTACTTGCTGTTGTGA